The following are encoded together in the Cyanobacterium aponinum PCC 10605 genome:
- a CDS encoding tetratricopeptide repeat protein: MLFRSKIFSILLSLGVVSVCPSVVKAQTLLPYTPELNSEYLDNYGFQLIQDAVKLIHFREFDLASSRARLAVQLSPNHYETWFILGTLEIQTGQIEQGVNALLEAKKLAPEESEVLFSLGNAYFQLAEYESAVKELKAGLKISDEVPQAYFDLGNAYLKLNQYGEAITAYQESIKLESQFWPAINNIGLVEYEQGKTNEAIASWRKALEIDSQQAEPTLAIAVAMYSQGKQQEGIKLAQQALSLDNSYGEIDFLIENLWGENLIEDTRKLFANSEIASLLEN, translated from the coding sequence GTGTTGTTTCGTTCTAAAATTTTTTCCATTCTCTTAAGTCTTGGTGTGGTTTCTGTTTGCCCATCTGTGGTAAAAGCACAGACTTTGTTACCCTACACACCAGAATTAAATAGTGAATACTTGGATAATTATGGTTTTCAACTAATACAAGATGCTGTGAAATTAATTCATTTTCGAGAATTTGATTTGGCTTCTTCTCGTGCAAGGTTGGCAGTGCAGTTATCTCCTAATCATTATGAAACATGGTTTATTCTAGGTACATTAGAAATTCAGACGGGACAAATTGAGCAGGGTGTCAATGCCTTATTAGAAGCGAAAAAACTAGCACCAGAAGAGTCAGAGGTTTTATTTTCTTTGGGTAATGCTTATTTTCAGTTAGCCGAATATGAATCTGCTGTCAAAGAGTTAAAAGCTGGTCTTAAAATTAGTGATGAAGTTCCACAGGCTTATTTTGATTTAGGTAATGCTTATCTCAAACTGAATCAGTATGGAGAGGCAATCACTGCTTATCAGGAATCGATTAAGTTAGAGTCACAGTTTTGGCCTGCCATCAATAATATTGGTTTAGTGGAGTATGAACAAGGAAAAACGAATGAGGCAATAGCTTCTTGGCGAAAGGCTTTAGAAATTGATTCTCAACAAGCTGAACCTACTTTGGCGATCGCAGTTGCTATGTACTCACAAGGAAAACAACAAGAAGGGATAAAACTAGCTCAACAGGCTTTAAGTTTAGATAACAGTTATGGTGAAATTGACTTTTTAATTGAAAATCTTTGGGGAGAAAACCTAATTGAAGATACCCGTAAACTGTTTGCTAATAGTGAAATTGCATCTTTGCTAGAAAACTAA
- a CDS encoding Crp/Fnr family transcriptional regulator produces MDKNQISDNQILASISQDDYKMLFSHLEKVSLLSGQVIYQQHKVIEYVYFPLHSMISLVHNLSNQTTTEIALIGNEGFVGLSVFLGGNIASGDAIVQIPDSAMRLDVKIFEAEFKRLLNFS; encoded by the coding sequence GTGGATAAAAATCAAATCTCTGACAATCAAATACTAGCTTCAATTTCTCAAGATGATTATAAAATGCTATTTTCTCACTTAGAAAAAGTTTCTTTATTATCTGGACAAGTAATTTATCAACAACACAAAGTAATCGAGTATGTTTATTTCCCTCTGCATTCAATGATTTCTCTGGTTCATAATTTATCAAATCAAACAACAACGGAAATAGCTTTGATTGGTAATGAGGGGTTTGTTGGTTTATCTGTGTTTTTAGGCGGTAATATTGCTAGTGGTGATGCTATTGTGCAAATACCAGATAGTGCCATGAGACTTGATGTTAAGATATTTGAGGCAGAATTTAAGCGATTATTAAATTTTTCCTAG
- a CDS encoding helix-turn-helix domain-containing protein: MLGVRRAGVTIAAHALQDAGIIRYNRGKIVILDHKKLEKASCECYRVVQNEFIRLLGSRRG; this comes from the coding sequence ATGCTAGGAGTCCGCCGTGCGGGAGTTACAATCGCGGCCCATGCACTACAAGATGCAGGAATTATTCGCTATAACCGTGGAAAAATAGTGATTTTAGATCATAAAAAATTAGAAAAGGCTTCTTGTGAATGTTATCGGGTTGTTCAAAATGAATTCATACGTTTATTAGGATCTCGCAGAGGATAA